The nucleotide sequence TCCTGcagcaaaaaactaaacataaatGTGATCCTAGGGAATTATAATATAAAGCAACTTGAGAGATTCTCACCTGCATTATATCTCCCCTAGATGAGTTTATTTATAGCTGCTTGCATAGGTTAAATGAGTTCATAGTCACAAGTTGTTGCCATGTTTTTTCCCTCTACTTCCTCCAGATATAATGAAGAAATTGATTCTCGATGTGGATACTGGGGTGGATGATGCTCAGGCCATCATGATGGCCCTGGCAGCCCCCAATGTGGATGTAATGGCCATCACCTGCACCCATGGCAACACTCCCCTTAAGAACACACTGAAGAATACCCTACGTGTCTTGAAAATGTGCAACAGGCTAGATGTAATTTCTAACTTCAAATGATTCTAATAGTTTCTTCCCGACCAGTCTAACTTTGGAATGTCATGCATAACAGATAAAGGTGTACCCTGGCTTTGAGGAGCCCTTACTGGGCAACAAAATACATGCGGGAGACTTTCACGGGAAGGACGGACTGGGCGACGTCCCAGATCCAGATGCTCCAGGTCTGGAACTGGTACAGAAGACCAATGCTGTGGATGCCATTATTTCCATTACCAAGCAAAATCCTGGAGAGGTGCGTGAATGGCAGAAATTAGCTTTTATACTGGCAACCAAGGAGTTAAAGAACATAATAGGCACTGTTCGTTTGAAttaaaattgtcaattttgcatgaattataaaaaaaaaggtactaaAGCTTTAAAAAGGGGAGAAAAGAGCAATGGAGTTGAAGGATATGCTGTATGATACAACATGATTATGTTTGGATATACATGACTAGCAGTAGTGTTACGATGTAATCAGCAATTAATATTGCACCAAGATATGTataagttcaaatgaattggaagtcACTGTATGTCAAATATaggaatttaaatattttttaaaaattaaaaaagacaatgccctatatatatatatatatatatatatatatatatatatatatatatatatatatatatatatatatatatatatatatatatatatatatatatatatatatatatatatatatatatatatatatatatatatatatatatatatatatatatatatatatatatatatatatatatatatatatatatatatatatatatatatatatatatatatatatatatatatatatatatatatatatatatatatatatatacatgataCCTGACTATAAGTggcaatacaaataataatgacTATTTTACCTAtgagttaaaatagattggatgtctatgggCCGCCAACAAGTAAATAGTACTTTTATGTTTTACATGACATGCCTTGCATGTGCAGGTGATCCTCGTCTCAACAGGACCCCTGACCACCCCGGCACTCGCCGTCAAAATGGACCCTTCTTTGCCCGCCAGATTGAAGAGCCTTTACATAATGGGAGGCAACATCGAATGTAAGTGGACGCTTCATCCGTATTTAATATAACATGTTTGTGATGGAGGACATATGTGTTGTGTTAACCCACATAGCGAGAGGGAACACAACTGTGTGTGGAGAGTTTAACTTTCTGGCTGATCCTGAGGCCGCCTACATCGTGTTGGAACGTTATACGTGTCCCACTACCATCGCCTCATGGGAGTTCAGCTGCAGGAACTCCCTGCCATGGGTGAGGAGCAAATGAATGGACACTAGACCGCTAATGAGTAATCAaatattttgatcatttatcATTCACTGGGACATTGTTGACCTTAAAGTTCTTTATAATCCCTTTctaaaaattaaatgcattcCTATTAGTATTTGATTACtacttttttctatttaaaaactaaGCAGAAAAAGGGCATATATTTACTTTGAATTTAAGCAtgatttttatataaattaaaaaaaactcaactaaaTCGTATTCACCTATTATAcactttttcatatttattttttcagatttctGTAGTACTTGGTGAAAGCATTATTGTAGTTGTATTGAATCAAAATTGAAAATGATCCGATTAcgcaagggaaaaaaacagcaagacAGCCTGACTTTTGCCATAGTTTTTGGTTTTAACACATTTCTCAGTAAAATGTTTAGACTAGCATAATACAGGATGAcgcaatttttttattcatattggcAGACGTGAGCAAGTGACAGCACTCCAACTTGAGCAACCTTATTTTTCTATGAGCTGATTATCCAACTACTATTAAAATAATGGATTGTGGCAGCCCTAATAAACACAAGTTTCATGTCTTGTTATGTTTGTGTACCATAGTCCTTCTGTGACACCTGGCTAGcccaaaataccccaaaatcccGTTTTATGGACTCCATCTATGCCCACACGCGGAAGGTAAATCTTAATGAATCCACATTTCACAACACTATTCTCtacaatgtaaacaaaaagtAGGGTCATTCTTGAGTTATTATGATACTGAAAAGACTTCTGATTTCTTTTACTTTTCCACCTTGCAGATGGTTCAAACAGATCGGTATCAGAAGGAACTGGTGTCAGGATCTGGGTTCAACACCTGCGATACCTACGCTGTTGCTGCAGCCATCGCAGACAATTTGGTAACAGAAAGTGAGATGGTATGGTCAAGTTTCTCTCTGATTCTCTGAAATGGCAAAGTGGGAGagagttttttgggggaaatataaGATACAAAGAATCATTTCTGTGGGGCGCTTTCACAGGTGCCCGTGACAGTGGAGTTGGAGGGAAAAAACACCAGAGGCATGATGGTCCTGGATTACATTGATGCGTTGAATAAGGAGCATAAAGTCACCATCTTGAAGAAAGTCGACCTTGAGATCTTCAAGCAACTGATGATGAATGCACTGAAGTAGCAAGGGTGGAGCCATCATTCCAAGAGAGGGCAACATTTTTGGTAATATTTCTATGGGGTGGCTAGAGGTTGGcttgccccccaaaaatcttGTATGAAATCATTTTTCTAATATTGTGTCTGTCATTTCCACGGAAAGTTTACTTCCCAACGTGGAATTGCTGCCTAGAATCTTTCTGGTTAAGATCTcaagataataaaaataacttttgggAAAATGTCCAAAGAAGGGCTAGTCATTCCCCAAATCTGGAGCTATGTTCCAGTAGAGTTTACAACATTCAGAGTCACTTGCATGTGAAAAAGACATGTTCTACTTAGTTTGGGAAACCTAAGAGaaagtttttttccttctgttgGAAACAGTATGTTTGATATAATCAATGACACAATCAAGCAATTGATTGTCTGCTAAATAGTTTGATCTCATCCCATGCGGGATTTTtgacaaaggtttttttttaaagcattttacgTGACGGTTTGTTATaacaaatggaaagaaaaaaataaagacacattCATGAACACTAAAACATGCAACTGTCATTATGAAATGTAAAATGGGAAGATATAAAGCcaagaaaacattttattgaaaaatctcTGGAATGTCGGcctcaataaataagaaaggcTGTTTTCAATTCAAGTAGAATTTTCTcagtttgtggaaaaaaaacggaaCATACACAATATTTTCTCTTGATTCTGAGTTTATATATTACAACCCAACAAAATTCTATTTACAAATTATACAAAATAGCTAAAACTTGGAGCTCACAAGCTCCAGTGTTCCGGCAACATCGTCACATGCAGACAAAGCCGCAATGACtcaaacagaaaacaaatggaGTCATTCCAGAGTCACAATCAGTCCTGTTAAGTGATACTCCGTCACTTTGTCGCTGTGTGCAAAAGGAGCCGCATGAACGACCTCCGGCTTATATTGCAGCACTCCTACTGCACTCTGTATTTGTAAAAGCCGCAGAGGCCTTGCGTAAAGTTCCAGCCCAATGAGATGGAGAGGATATAGATGAGCGCCAGTGGGGCAAAAGGGTAGAGTAGGACCACTGTGTTCTTCAGGAACGGTAGAGCTGTTTGAATGGGAGGatattttaaatgacacattggcaaaataaaaataaagtcactaaagtcttttctgtcattttcttgGTTGGATTTGTGTCGAAAATATGGTCTGCTGTCATTTCTAAAGTCACTTTCGACAATACAGCATTACAGAAAACTAATAGTCCGTAAATTCATGAAGTCATTCACATTTTTTCAACCATCAAATTTGTCAAGGTGCAGTCTTTCCTAGAATAAtgatatgtatattaaaaatgaaaataggcCTCACCGTTGTACCCCAAGAATGTGATGTAGAGATAATAACCGATGGCTATCAACCACAAGGTGTTCCCTACAAAGTATCCTAGGAACCAGGCGGAGTTGATGACAATCATATCTGaggcacaccaaaaaaaacagtgttcacAACTTCCCCTAAGACACTCAACAAACTATCTTGAAGTGCAAAATCTGTGTCGCTGTGATAACGTGCAATCACAGCGATATCCTACTTTAGTTGAtgtaaatttagcattttttcctGCAAGATTCTTATTTAGAATCATCATTACGTCGACCCACTCACGATTGATGAAAAACAACTGCAAGAAGTGCAGAATGACAAGGAGGGGGTAGAAAGCATTGAGGTGCACGTCAAACGCGTAGCCCCACTCCACGTCAAACTCGCGGCGAGGATGTTTCAGCAAGTATTTGTTGCTTATCaccctgaaaacaaaaacatcattggCCATCTTTGTTTTGAACATTTCAATTAAAGCATCACTATACGACTCACCACATGATGGTTGAGATGAGGAGGCCTACTCCAATGCAATCAACAAAGACCACCCAGAGTAGAAGCTTCAGTGTTTCAAGAACGCCCATGTCCAGCACCAGTCCGAAACCTATAGTCGAAACTAGACGTAGaaagaggttaaaaaaaatgcatatttctcAACCCCACGTCGTAATGTCATCTCGTTATCAGGAGATAGAAAACTTGCCACATAACCAGATGCTGAGGAGAACTAGGAAAGCTGGGTCATCACGAGCCCACTGGTCTTTGGTCTGTTTCCTATAGTGGAAGTTGCGGTAGACTCTTTGCGGGGATGTGAACAAATAAAGCATCTGCCACAGTGCAAATTCAAAGTCCATCTGCCTGAAATGGAACAGTCTTCGCAGGTACTTCCAGCGTTTGGCGCCCGCCGTATGTCGAGCGGCATCCCTCGAACCAAGGGCACCGTTGCTGTGTTGGCTGGTGGTTGGCAACATGAACCTGAAaatattgttaatattttttggagttttattaaacttttcattggctgccaatgacagcaatagccgtctaatccattttaattgggaGGGGCAGAAGAAAGAACGTTCATTTCCCCTCAGAATAAAACTGAGTGAGTCAACCAGTGTTCTACGTAAAAATATAACATACAATAATGATAaattatactattttttatttttttgccataacgATTTTATTCTTCAGTGATGTTAAAATAGGCAATAAGGCTGTCGTCTTTGAAAGATCTGTCATCTTTGAAattgcacacacacagacggcCTATAAAGGAATATCTTAAATCAATGTTCATCAAATCCTCCTTTGCAAGACTGAAAACAAAGCAATATATGGATACCCAATGCGATTATCCTGCTGATACACACTGAACATTTAGCTTCAAGctaactacaataacaatcaaaaagGCCTATTACTGGTTCTCAAAAGCAACTATAGAATGAAACACACAGAGGCTGCTGTGAAAGAGTTATTGTTTTTCCCTGTGTAGATCTACCTTTGTTGCTATAGTCCTTTCCCGAAGCACGTAAACTTTTTTCCTTGCTTGTTCGTACAGATATAGTATTTACGGTGCCGTCAAACTGAACACGTACAGACTTCCGGTAATACCGCGAGGTACTATGGGTAATGTAGTCGTGGCTGATCTGTTCCTAAGCAAAACAACGACAGCGCACATTAAATGACAATACTTAAGCAATATACTATGAATCAGAGTTTCATATGAAATGATCTCTCAGCTATAACGTTTAAAAAAACGAATCGAAGTTGCAATGGTGTTTCCTTATTTGTCCACTAGATGGCAAACTTACTCATAAAGTGAGTTTCCATGGCTAATTCCAATCGGAAGTAGCATATGCTACTTCCGCTAAATACGTCGTTGCTTGTGGATTACAAGAAAACAGTCGCCGCTGTTCTGGTCCAGAAGGCCAAATAGCGACAGGtaagtcataaaaaatgacaGATTTGTAAATATTGGAGTCGTTGCATTGTGTGGcttcaagatatataaatattttcgaTGTAACTCTCAGGAACCTTGTTACAACACCATGTCCTTGAATATTGCGCTTAGCTAATGCAACTCTCCTTTCAGCAAGGAGACATTTGGTTGCTTATGTCATTAGCTTCTTCCATAGTAATACcgatatttgtatatatacatgcacttTTAATATACGCATCAGaggatatttttgttttaaatgcctATCTGAAAGGTTTTTGTTGGGTGCGTCGATTGCACCCATTTTTGTTGACAAGGATACACATGTTTTGTGTCAGTCTGTATCGGCGATTTCCAACCAGGGTCCTGTCAAACGCTACTTTTCTTTGGAAAAGTAATGATATTTCACTCTGATTTTACATAGAATGACAACATTTAATTAGCAAGAAGAGAAGATCATCATTATTTAAAATGTCAgacttttgacattttagtgTGGTGCTGTgagatttaacaaaaaaaaatgctaaatgaatgtatttgctCAATAATGACATACATTTCCTTCAATGCAATCACATCATTCCCACTTGATGAAGAATTATGTTGCGCCTGCCAAATGTTGGCCGAGCCTTGGCCGGAGCCACGAAGGGCAGCCTGGCTCCAGCCTACCCAGGTAAGTTTGgtttgtttgcatgttttttggtcattgtcTGTGAGTTATAGTAATtacgactattttttttatagtgcgCACAAACGTGCGTGCTGCGAGCAATATGGTTGAGGTGTTTGTGGATGGGAAACCAGTAGAGGTGGAGCCTGGTACTACTGTTCTACAGGTAAGTAATACATTTAAGTGTATTTATTGAAACAGAGTAACAATATGGTGTATATATCGGTgttgtcattcatttcatttttctgttctTCTTCAGGCCTGTGAGAAAGTAGGAATCCAGATCCCAAGATTCTGCTACCACGAGCGCCTCTCAGTGGCTGGGAATTGCCGCATGTGTCTAGTAGAGATTGAGAAAGCCCCAAAGGTCTGAAAGCCACTCTAAATCAGAATCTTGTCAACACAATGGCAGCTctcacttttctttcttctttctaaTAGCCTGTTGCAGCATGTGCCATGCCTGTCATGAAGGGTTGGAATATCCTCACAAATTCAGAGAAGACTCGCAAAGCCAGGTGCAAACTTCAGTTATTGCCCAAATAAAAATTGTTGTGCAAAAATGTCATATTGCAAATGGATTAATTGTCAATTTATGGTATCAGAGAGGGAGTGATGGAATTTCTATTGGCCAACCACCCACTAGACTGCCCAATTTGTGATCAAGGCGGAGAGTGCGACTTGCAggtggcttttatttatttatttattttaggaaCAGAAAGATGGGCAATTCTTTTTACTACTCGGCAACATTCTGATTTTAGGACCAGTCCATGCAGTTTGGTTCTGACCGCAGTCGCTTCACGGAGCAGAAGCGAGCAGTGGAAGACAAGAACATTGGCCCGCTAATCAAAACGATCATGACACGGTGCATCCAATGCACCCGCTGCGTCCGGTACTGAGACGTCTGAAATGCTACGATCCGAGTTCCACCTCGAAATAACTCAAATCAATTGTCTTTTCTTGCAGTTTTGCCAGTGAAATCGCTGGAGTGGAAGATTTGGGAACAACAGGAAGAGGGAACAACTTGCAAATCGGCACCTATGTGGAGAAGATGTTCATGTCGGAACTGTCAGGGAACGTCATTGATATTTGTCCAGTCGGTGCTCTCACTTCCAAGCCGTACGCCTTCACAGCACGACCCTGGGAAACAAGGTATGTAAAACTACATCTTAAGCGACGCGGAGGGGAAAAACttgtttaaaatgttgaatACATTGCAGGAAAACTGAGTCAATTGACGTGCTGGATGCCGTGGGCAGCAACATTGTAGTGAGCACCAGAGGAGGTGAGGTTATGAGGGTGCTGCCTCGGCTGAATGAAGACATTAATGAAGAATGGATCTCTGACAAGACCAGGTAAGATTCATGCTGGGTACCGTCGTACGGCGTATGCGCttcagcaaaaaatatatatataattttgtgtgtttttataggTTCGCCTACGACGGTCTGAAGAGGCAGCGGTTGACTCAGCCATTGGTCAAGGACCAGTCGGGTCAGCTGGCCCCGACGAGTTGGGAGGATGCCCTGACTCGTGTTGCTGGAGCTGTAAGTGCTACTGATAGTTAACCTTCCATACATTCCAACAAAATAGAATGAGCAGCAATGAATGTGTAGTCTCCGTGAAGGTCAGTTATCATGTTCCAGTGCCAGTGacggtgtatttttttttgtttgtttggttttttttagcttcaaaGTGTTCAAGGCAGCGAAGTTGCGGCCATCGCGGGAGGCATGGCGGATGCTGAAGCCCTGGTCACCCTTAAAGATCTCCTCAACAGGTTGGATTCGGAAAGCCTCTGCACAGAGGAGGTCTTCCCTATGACTGGAGCTGGGTAGGTAGAAAAGtggactgtttaaaaaaaaaaaaaaaaaaggcgcgtgttaatttggacacttttgccGCTCTTTATGCAGCACTGATTTGCGGTCCAATTATCTTCTGAACACACGCATTGCTGGGATTGAGGACTGTGACCTGCTTTTGCTGGTCGGGACAAATCCACGATACGAAGCCCCATTGTTTAACGCCAGAATCCGCAAGaggtaaaataatattattttttggttccttttttttttttaatatataaaatgaaaacttttggaatgaaatattggaatttcaaatgttttttttctacctttactctaatatatatatttttaaagtaaaatatgaacaaaagtaACCATCAAAAATGTTGACGATTTATTTGATTGTCAATTATTTGCTGAATAATGATGACAGCCCAAAAAGTTTGATAAAGGAACAAACACCCACTGCGAATGTTGTCAATCTGTTGCTTGCTCGAGAAGAACTtaagtgaaaataaaatgaacttcCACTGTAAAATATTATGGTTCTCTGTgggggaaacatttttttttaccttcactgTAATATTAACCTGAGCAAAAGCAGGACATTTGcgcttttttttggttgtaatGCATTTTAAGAACGAAACCATATTTCTACCATACCTTTTGCTCTCTATCTGGTTTAGCTGGCTTCATAATGAGCTACGTGTTGCACTAGTGGGTCACGGTGTTGACCTGAATTACACTTATGACCATCTTGGAGAGGAGACCTCAGTCCTGAAGGAGCTGGCCAATGGAACGCACGCATTCTGCAAGGTAACATCTTCACCCACATGACTTTAGGTGACGCAAACCTCACCAAGCTGCTGCTTTATCCAAATGCAGGTCCTGGAAACTGCTAAGTGTCCGGTGGTGGTCGTGGGCAGTAGCGCTCTACAGAGAGAAGATGGTGCCGCCATTTTAAGTTCAGTTTCCACCATCGCGCAGAATGCCAGAACCAGCAGTGGAGTGGAGCCAGGCTGGAAAGTTCTCAATGTCCTGCACAGGTAGGAAAGATGGGTGATGCACGGCATTGACAAAAGGGAAACCAACTGGCTGTCAAGTTTGAGCTTCTCTGGGTTTGAACAGAGTGGCCAGTCAAGTTGCGGCTCTAGACCTGGGTTACAGAGCAGGCGTGGACGCCATCAGGAAGAACCCACCCAAAGTCTTGTTCTTGCTTGGTGCCGATAGTGGGTGCATCACCCGTGCTGACCTTCCAAAAGATGCCTTCATTATCTACCAAGGTAAATGCACCATCGTTGTCCCAACACATCATCGAATAAAGCCAGAGTGTACTTAGCCGGTTCCTTATCATTTCCCGCAGGTCATCACGGTGACGTCGGCGCAACCATGGCCGATATCGTCCTCCCCGGCGCTGCGTACACGGAGAAGAATGCCACGTATGTCAACACGGAGGGGAGGAGCCAACACACCCGGGTAGCCGTGACCGCGCCGGGAATGGCCCGAGAGGACTGGAAGATCATCCGAGCCGTGGCCGAGgtgaagtttcctctcactctatGGAACACGATGACATTGTCACAGCCACACTTAAAATATACACTTTCAGCTGGCAGGTTTGACACTGCCTTACGACTCACTGGACGAGGTCCGATCCAGGCTTGCTGAGGTGTCTCCAAACCTGGTGCGGTATGATGACGTGGAGGAGGCAAACTATTTTAAGCAGGCAAATGAACTTGCTAAGGTAAAAACGCTTGTATTATCCCGTCTTTTTGTATTGAAGGGTAAAGTATCCAAACACATTTGTTGAATTTCTTCTTTAGGGGGTAAAACAGGACCTCATCGCCACTCCTCTCATACCACCTCAAGTTTCTGTGAAGGACTTCTACATGACAGGTATGTGCAAAGCCTTCAAGAAGGCTCAGCAGAATCTAGCTGCCCAGATCAACGCTGTCTTTTCCCCCCATTTCCCTTTTGGTCTTTTTCAGACTCCATCAGCAGGGCATCGCAGACGATGGCCAAGTGTGTGAAAGCCAGCACAGAGGGGGCTATCGATGAGCCCTCTATTTGTTAAACACCAATAAGCGTCCATAAACTTTTAGGTCTATTGAAACGATCAACACTCAAAACTCTGTTTTTgcaacatttaatttaaatgtgtcctCGTTGTAGCCAACTTCATTCTTTTCACTCTTGAGAGCAAACTTTGTTGGAGTGGATGGAGctttgaaaaatgtacaaaatgaataaaatattataattaatattttgtgtgttttttttttttaactgtcaccTGTGGTAACCCTTTCAAGCACAAATTCTGATTTATTTAATTCTAACTGTTACAAGGATTCATTGAAGGAAGTAAACTTCCTTGTAATTTGGCTGGGAAGAGCTAATAAATCTCCATCAAAGGCACTGAAAGAGGTGGACATTTGATCACAATTCCTGTCAAATGTGGTCCGTTTAGGCAGATGGGGTTAAAaaagaaatcccccaaaagttAATTCTGAGAGGGTATGTGTATTGACATTTGTGATATATGTACTATAATTAAGTCTAGTTGAACATGGAATGTTCAAACAAGCATAAAGCCTGCCGTCTGGAAATGATGGTTTGTATTTAGGGCCCAGTGAAAGGTTTATGTGAAGGTCTGCAGTCTTCAAGCCAGCTGACTCGTGTCCCCGAGAGTCACTTTCCTCCAAGCAAGGAAGAGGAGAGAGTCTTTGGTGACTTAATCCCGGCCTTATTTGGCAATTCATCATCAAGGTAGGTGTAAAGACCCTGTTCGTTATAGTCTTTTGTGTCAGTCCTTGTCTGGGATGATATTCTTTGGTCTTTCCAGGCACATTCCCCAAGCAGCAGACAATGGTGAAACTTCTCATCCTGGGAACTCCAAACACAGGAAAGACTGGTAGACTGCCTTTGTGATGATACATTTATATTTGACATGGTGGCCAAGTCATAAGACTTGACATGAAAATCTGTTCATTGCACTCAAAGTGGGAACCAACCATGGAATGCATCCTCGTTAGAATTTTCTTAAAATGTTAATTCCTTGATTTCCTTACAGTgggcctttttctttttctacagCCTTGTGTGTCCGTTTCATGACAAAGCAATTTATTGGCGAATATGACCACAAGAAAGGTAAGATGGACCCTTTCATAAACAaatgttctcctttttttccttttactcTTACAGGCCACTCATTTAATTCTTTATCTttcattgatggtgctagaagtccaatccatttgtaagTCTAGCGACGTCAATGGCACCAAACTATATGCTTGTCttcccactttaaatgaaatGGACATTGATTGCTATTGCGATAGCATCGAATGATTTCAATACTATGGGAAAAAACAACTAGTGTTACTTGAAGCCATAATGAATGCTTTTTTGAAttcatctttaatttcatttcaatttcatttttccctttaagtgtgaaaatatggtaatttttcTTGACATTGAATTCATTTCTAAATTTgcttataattgtttttaaacaaatagtgaaaatatatgGATGATtagtagatttattttttaatgaacagaAATAGTCACTTGCATAAAGGTTTAACTGCTCTAGGTGTCAACTTTTAAATATCTGTCCTTGGAAGTGACCATGTCTGTGGAAGGGTTAACGCAAAACCATCATCATGcgtggtaacctcagtctcagtctgcagaactTTCttttgtggctccagtttttacctaggtctacaatgtcttgtgtgtcttgtgtgtgtctgtcttgctactgcaaccaagaaatttcccaaatacgggatgaaataaaattctaatctaatctaatgtgttCCACCACAGATGTGATTTACAGATGCTGCCGCCTCGTGGACCAGGAAGCTGTTGACCTTGAGATTTTGGATACAGCTGGCCAGGTACATTTGTTTTACACCTACAGCCCATAACCCAGCAGTGGAGCACATATGGTTCCTCAGAATTCAACACCAAGAGCATGGAAATCTTAAATCTGAATGATAAATTAAATATTGTGT is from Stigmatopora nigra isolate UIUO_SnigA chromosome 1, RoL_Snig_1.1, whole genome shotgun sequence and encodes:
- the LOC144202950 gene encoding inosine-uridine preferring nucleoside hydrolase-like — translated: MKKLILDVDTGVDDAQAIMMALAAPNVDVMAITCTHGNTPLKNTLKNTLRVLKMCNRLDIKVYPGFEEPLLGNKIHAGDFHGKDGLGDVPDPDAPGLELVQKTNAVDAIISITKQNPGEVILVSTGPLTTPALAVKMDPSLPARLKSLYIMGGNIESRGNTTVCGEFNFLADPEAAYIVLERYTCPTTIASWEFSCRNSLPWSFCDTWLAQNTPKSRFMDSIYAHTRKMVQTDRYQKELVSGSGFNTCDTYAVAAAIADNLVTESEMVPVTVELEGKNTRGMMVLDYIDALNKEHKVTILKKVDLEIFKQLMMNALK
- the unc50 gene encoding protein unc-50 homolog → MLPTTSQHSNGALGSRDAARHTAGAKRWKYLRRLFHFRQMDFEFALWQMLYLFTSPQRVYRNFHYRKQTKDQWARDDPAFLVLLSIWLCVSTIGFGLVLDMGVLETLKLLLWVVFVDCIGVGLLISTIMWVISNKYLLKHPRREFDVEWGYAFDVHLNAFYPLLVILHFLQLFFINHMIVINSAWFLGYFVGNTLWLIAIGYYLYITFLGYNALPFLKNTVVLLYPFAPLALIYILSISLGWNFTQGLCGFYKYRVQ
- the ndufs1 gene encoding NADH-ubiquinone oxidoreductase 75 kDa subunit, mitochondrial; its protein translation is MLRLPNVGRALAGATKGSLAPAYPVRTNVRAASNMVEVFVDGKPVEVEPGTTVLQACEKVGIQIPRFCYHERLSVAGNCRMCLVEIEKAPKPVAACAMPVMKGWNILTNSEKTRKAREGVMEFLLANHPLDCPICDQGGECDLQDQSMQFGSDRSRFTEQKRAVEDKNIGPLIKTIMTRCIQCTRCVRFASEIAGVEDLGTTGRGNNLQIGTYVEKMFMSELSGNVIDICPVGALTSKPYAFTARPWETRKTESIDVLDAVGSNIVVSTRGGEVMRVLPRLNEDINEEWISDKTRFAYDGLKRQRLTQPLVKDQSGQLAPTSWEDALTRVAGALQSVQGSEVAAIAGGMADAEALVTLKDLLNRLDSESLCTEEVFPMTGAGTDLRSNYLLNTRIAGIEDCDLLLLVGTNPRYEAPLFNARIRKSWLHNELRVALVGHGVDLNYTYDHLGEETSVLKELANGTHAFCKVLETAKCPVVVVGSSALQREDGAAILSSVSTIAQNARTSSGVEPGWKVLNVLHRVASQVAALDLGYRAGVDAIRKNPPKVLFLLGADSGCITRADLPKDAFIIYQGHHGDVGATMADIVLPGAAYTEKNATYVNTEGRSQHTRVAVTAPGMAREDWKIIRAVAELAGLTLPYDSLDEVRSRLAEVSPNLVRYDDVEEANYFKQANELAKGVKQDLIATPLIPPQVSVKDFYMTDSISRASQTMAKCVKASTEGAIDEPSIC